The Apis cerana isolate GH-2021 linkage group LG2, AcerK_1.0, whole genome shotgun sequence genomic sequence GCCTTTGCGAACACATTCGGGCTGATCGTGGAAACGGAGCTCGACGCGTCGGGAACAACGGCGCCCCCCGTCGAGGCGGTGTAATGCGGACCCGGGAACACGTACACCGACGCCTGCCTGTCGATCTTGCTCGCTGCTTCTGGCGCACCGGCTTCCGAGGACATGCTGGCACATCTAGTTGGCCAAGTTTGAGCAGGAATATTAAGAATGTTATTTTAGGGGAATTGGGCATTGTTCTGGAGTTGGTTTTTCTCGGtcgagaagaaaatgaataatcggGAGgggaaatttcttttgaatttccTGGAAATTCGATGATAATTTGTTCGAAGAAGGGGGGATAACAGGGGGAGATAAGTAAAGGATTTACGGGAAATGACGCGATAATTGTACCGCTATCCTTGTCGCGAGTGCGCTTGCACTTAGCTAACAtaggtatattattattaataagattgtAGAAGGGAAAAAGAGTTTATCGAGCAAAtgcaaatcgatcgattaaagtCGTCGATAGTGcttctgaaaattttacaaaatgcgAAACGTTAATCACCTTATACTCGAATAATCCAATAGTATTGTAGAAGCAAGATCGGCTTTATGATGCTCTGCCTGTCAAACCTTGGAGACTTCGGTGCgatgtaatgtaaaaaatcgagggaaaagaaacgaatcgaaatcTAACCTAAAACGCCAATCCTATAAATGTACCGTTAATAATCCAAAAATCCGTcccaagaaaaattcaataattctaataacgcgtataaaatccaaaaaaaaaagaaaaaaaagtttttcatcGAGCGAGAAATTAGGCTGAagcgaaatcgatttttattttacgcaaTATCAAGCTTCTGTTCCTTTCTCTTCGCAACCGCATTCGTACTAGCAATGAATACGTGTAAATTTCTATGCTCGAAAATGCAAACTTATCAATTGTCTCGATTTCGCACCTATGtgcttttcctccttttttatcATCATACGCATTAAAAgattgtttcaaaattaacgATCAACAGCACGAAATCGTATTTTTGATACGATTTCAAAGaggaaacgattaaaaaaagaaacatcgataaatgaaaaatatctctgAACCAAAGATAAATTGCATCggcatgaattatattaatcgtaTTTAATTTAGTAACAGCCACGATTGTGCGGAATTACATTATCGGGAAGTCGTCCAAGATTGAACGATTTCATCATCGAAtgggaattaaaaatttcgaaagtaaTCGTCGATCTTGGGGAAAGGGATTTAAAAGGTTTAGATTAGAACGAGGCGTCGAAAGTTAAAATGATCAATTTGCTATTTCGACGATACCTCGATTGTTTTCGAGGCTAACATTCCAAGGCCGTGGCAAGATTTTATCACGTAAGAATTGGCTCGAATACCTGGTACCTTTGAACCAGAAACTTGATACGATCGAAAGGAAAGAATACACAGAGTTGCTCATCGACGGTCATAGAAAACGAACTTGTTTGCCGTGCACGTAAACCAAAGGATTCCGTTGGTGATCAATAACAGTTACATAGTGTCGACGTAAATCTCTCTCGAGTTCTATACGGGTAATATCAAGggtagaaaaattgaagaatgaaaTTGGGTCAAGCGAATATCCACGCTTCCTAAACCATAGCAGGTATTATTACCTGTTTCGAaggcgaaatataaaataacgatacgTACGCTTCGAATAATGATTTCGAATTGTTTATCGCTTATCATTTGTTAActtaatgatagaaaaaataataattcctttATCAGTCGAACCCGATATCGAGTTTAAAATAAGTACACGTAAAAGCTATCATAGCTATCGTTTATTCCCCgaagaatttcgaatattaatattcgaataatattacatttcgaGTCTAACGAAAGCTTTTCGTCGAAAAGGAAAACATTAACGATGGGAAACATTAGCAATACTCGATAAGAGAAAAGCATTCACGTTTAATAAACATTGTAAATAACGAGCAAAGGATAAACAACGCGTACACGCCCAAGGTAAAACGTTAATAATACGCCTTGTTATCTATCGGTCGATTAGTTTCAGATAGCAACTCACCACTCGCCAAATGGACTACAATCTAATACGCAAAAATGCCATGTATTTTCCATGCACTCACCCGATTCCCTATACGTTTCGAACTTCATCGATCGAGTTCCTCTTTTTAACTTGGGAATAtccaacaaatttattttaattctatcgtGGCTTCTCTTCTATTTTGTCAATGCAAAAGCAACGTCAGCAACGTTCTACGCGTTCTTTCATGTGCACCAGTATTTCCGTGCGAGCGAATCATTCGCGCTACGTAGAGTTtacgcaatatatatatacacacacacacacatactcTCTTGGATGAATAACGAAACAGGGATGAAACTTGCTTCTTTTTTCACTCTAGAAAACTATTCAGGAATACTCGGAGTAAGCGTAACCGGTTTTGTGACCGGAGACTACGACCGTCGGtcactttgaaaaaaaactacAATCGATTCCCCAAAGTAATCCctattcgataatataatagaaacatattgaaattaatcgatcgactTTATCTCTATTGTATCTCTACATACATGTAGTCTAGAGACATATGTAGGttttaaacttcaaaaaaataattaaacgatcgataacataattatttcatttttttaatttattattttttgtcgtttttcaattaattttatttctctatcaTATCTTGATGTTTCTATCATGgatttttctatcataaacaatttaatcgtTCTTGCTTTTCCGGACTATCTCGTTACCGTTTCGCTAGAACGCCTTATACGTACTTCCGCATTTTAACtttctcataaaatataagtgaataataaaaacacaGAGTATTGgaaattatgaaacaaaatttcaaatctcgatataatataaattatgtcaaaCCGTATATGTCTGACAATTGCAGATCGTTTAAAGATTATCTCTAGTTCAACGTTTACCCGAGGATCGCgctttttcgtgaaaattattctgaatttGATGACGTACTAGAAAGCACAATATGCATTTGTTGacattaacattatataaaaaacaacataatgaattgaaaatgtaTCATTTCCTGATAAACAtctcttattttctctttacaacaaatatcttttcaattttaatagaatatatatcaagatatattatcaaaaatttaaataaaattaaattatataaaaatgataatagaataaaaaaaattttaaacttacatTTTTCCAGACTCCCAACGTGGTCCACGTGGCCTTGGTTAACGCTTGAGGAAGCCCAAGGGGTGGCTCACAGTAATCCCCCACGTCCCCGAACTTTCAACACATTGAATGTGCAACTAAATCGAACCAGGAAAAGCAATTTTTACTTACACATGCcttttcttaaaagaaaaataatgaattataataaaacgcgTTTCTCGCAGAGTATTtctatcgaaatattaaatttaataccgTACATATTTACATGTTAAAatgctttatataaaatgttcaatgaaataatttctataacaaTTACATTGTTCTGTTCACGATCGTCTGGAGAAATACAGAGAGATATTACAAACACGCTCCCTGTCGTATCTCAATGCTTATTCGCGTTCCGCGGCAACAAACTGAATGACCTTACTGTCGTGCACGCACTGACAATTCCTATCGCTCGACCTATCAAGTAAAACCGTCAAGTCGCAACAAGCTTTTTCATTATCGCCATCTACCGTCCCAActtgttttcaaatttttttaacatagaaaatacaaaatccCTAGTTTCTCAAATCCCTAGAATACAATTTCCGCGATTTTTGAAAGTCATCCTTCATTCATAATCagacttataattttataattattgttcacATACTTTCAACGAAACAAATACGTAATAACAGGTGAATGTTAGTACTCTTATAtagcataaattttttcacgatTAGCTAATGATTCAATAGACttactaatattttcaaattatgaaatcaaaaataaaataacaatctgtaaaatttaaaaatttgcaattttattatcttaggatattttttaatgaattattgaatgGGGAATTACAAAAACCTAGGGAGAGTGTAACACTGCAGTAACTCCATCAGTAGTAATACCACCATCACCACTAGCTTCGTTCTGCCAGCAGCTCCGTCATCGGTAGCAAGCGAAAGAATAAGGTCTTCCGTTCCGGCATAATAGTCGTGCGAGTTGGCAGACGCGCGACCGTGGATtatcttttttcgatttttatagcATTCCCAAGAAAAACTTACAAGAACTTCGTGTTCATACGTTTAGTGCTGTGATCAATTTCTTTACATTTCGACGAATATGAATGAAGAATACGACGCGATCGTGTTAGGCACTGGACTCAAGGAATGCATACTTTCAGGTATGCTGTCGGTCAGTGGAAAGAAAGTGCTCCATGTAgatcgtaataaatattacggcGGTGAATCTGCCTCGATCACACCTCTGGAGGATTTGTTTGCGTAAGTTATcttcatgaataatatatgtcGATCTATTTCAACGTCAATCAACTATTGCCGGTATTAGAGTGGTATTTCAAGCTATAATCGACAACTGTATGATACGATGATTCgtcttaaatattgattttttctccattttattttactatctttattgtctcttattatttgattaaactcTTCCGTCAAGTGTTGTTCAAAGACAAAACGTGACGTATGTCGTCATCTACAGTGATGCGTCGTTGCTGTGATTGCTTCCAAATTTCATCTCTttctaaacaattttatcgGAAAGTTGGCTAGAATGTTACTCGATaagagaaaggggaggggTCCGCCCCGCGAAATAAACGCTCGATCGAATGTAATAAATCGGTTGTTAACTTTCGCAGCGCAACGCACTGTTTCTCTTTAAGATACTTTTTCTTTACCGCTCACTCGTCTATTTCACCATCTCTCTTCCATACCTActttcacatatatattttcgtgtatcatttgaaaaaaaaatatatatatatatatatattcattaaattatttaatatcactaaatacaaaaaaacatagaatatataaaattagttcattattaaatatatcttgtttaaaaattaaaaaaaaaattaaatatctaaatattaccGTTAACTTAAGctatttactataaaatttaacatatggTGTTTGTCTTTTTCTGCACAAgctcaaatttcaaataatgattgttttgattaaatattataaatatttttttttatttttcatgtaaaaagatttttttgttttatttaataaaacttttccaaatcaatttttgcaaTGTAACAAAAATTCATTACGATATAACGGAACTAAATATCATTTCTACtgtatgtgaaataaaaaacgataacATCCGCGTGATTGCGCTTCTGGTTCATCGAGAAGACACGGTTATCGTATGTTCGGTTGtagtcaataaattataatatgcatCTAAACTACCATCTGTTATAAcagtatattatttgattatacttGTGTATAATACGATTTaaagaatctttgaaaataatattaatgtcaaatatatattttaacgatttctataatttcaatttatacataattttatttgttaataaatcgtttaaaaaaattaaaaaaataaatgaaaaaattcaatgttatttatatatattgttatatatatataaatatatatagaatatatatttattattatttttattatttttattattaattttatgtttatatcttatttaggAAATTCAAAGCCCCCTCACCTGATGAAACCTATGGTCGTGGTCGCGATTGGAACGTAGATTTGATTCCAAAATTCCTAATGGCAAACGGCTTGTTGGTAAAACTTCTAATTCACACAGGCGTGACGCGTTATTTGGAATTCAAATGTGTTGAAGGATCGTATGTTTATAAATCGGGCAAGATTTCGAAAGTGCCGATTGATCAACAGGAAGCATTATCTAGTGATTTAATGGgtcttttcgaaaaaagacGTTTTCGCAGTTTCCTTATATGGGTACAAAATATGCAAGAAGATGATCCCAGAACTTGGGACGGCTTCGATccatttaataatagtatgaGTGCTTTATACAATAAGTTTAATCTCGATAAAAACACTCAAGATTTTACTGGGCATGCACTAGGTCTTTACaggtacaaaaaatttaatataacatataacaaatattattttaaaaatatcatcgattgatatttaatatattgcatttGTACTATTTCAGAGATGATGAATATATAAGTCAAAGCGCAATTACTACtataagaagaattaaattgtatagcGATAGTTTAGCACGTTATGGAAAATCTCCATATTTGTATCCTATGTATGGTTTGGGTGAACTTCCTCAAGGTTTTGCACGACTTAGTGCCATTTATGGTGGAACATACATGTTAGACAAACCGATTGATGAAATTGTAATGAAAGATGGAAAGGTAAATGATCGATCTATTTTcgcaaaatagaaaattttttgattaataattaattatcgattttcattATCAGGTTGTTGGTGTACGTTCTGGCGACGAGGTAGCCCAGTGCAAACAAGTATTTTGTGATCCCACATATGTACCTGATCGCGTGAAAAAAGTGGGTCAGGTCATAAGATGTATCTGTCTTTTAGACCATCCAATACCAAATACAGCAGATGCTCTTTCAAcgcaaattattattcctcaaaaacaagtaaaaaaatttatctttcatttccATTGTGcatcaaaatattgatttatttttatatttatttctttttatttttaaggttAATCGTAATTCCGATATCTATGTATCTTTGGTATCGCATACGCATCAAGTAGCAGCAAAGGGTTGGTTCATAGCCATGGTATCCACTACAGTCGAGACGAAAAACCCAGAAGCCGAAATCAAACCAGGTTTGGATTTACTCGGatcaattaaacaaaaattcatatcAGTTTCTGATTATTTGGAACCAACAGACACTGGTCTGGaaagtcaaatttttatatcaacgaGTTATGATGCAACAACGCATTTTGAAACTACTTGTTTAGATGttcttgatatatttaaacgaGCTACTGGAGAggaattcgattttaataaagtaaagCAAGATCTAGGCGATGAAGATCAGTAACCATAAGATAATTATTGGtcagttttaaaaatagttcatgctgaattgaaaaaacgagcgaatataatttaatgtgtGTATATCGATAACGTCGGCGTTTATCGAAATCTCGAAGGAGATgcgatcaattaataaatttatgccTAATTCTAGATTCTCTTTAACAGagaatttcaataagaaacgttaaaaatttatttttcaaatttattccaatCTAATTCTAAAAACTGCCCTTTTTACATTATGTCTAAAGTACACGTGTACAACCATTTTCACAGAAAATGAAGATATTAGAGCTTGTAACATTTGTCATTTGGATATtcgtcgataaattttaaacaaatttcaaaatacaaGTTACTGTGTGGTTTAAGTGTGCCCATGTATTCATCATGGATATAACatgatttgaataaaacatGACAGAGCCGATTATCGTGACTTTATAaatgtatcatattttaattatcaaattaaaacataagaatataattgtttattgagattgtaaatgttaaaaagtCCTATAGTTATATGACTAATTGCAGTAGTAAAAATGCGTTACGACACGAGGTACAAGAtagagataatttaaaaaaatgaattctacacgcaattatataaatagcatGCCGCAGTATAGAATTAGAAGATATGTCATATTGATTCTGCACATTtagttatgatattaatataaatttcaaacacatacgttaaaaaattcaaagtacATACGTATAAATTGCAAAAGCACTCGCAAAGATTAATTTGCTtgcaatagaaaatattacaaaaaatggatgtcaaaataaaaagaaagaaaaaagagcggccaaccatttaaatatatatattgaatagatatattatatatacaatatatatatatatactttctcATTCTTAAATATGTTTGAAtgggaatataaaaaaaatggaatcgtTGAAATGTTGTTATTTTATGTGAATCTAAGAGCTGGAATATTTCTTTgtctaatatttacaaaatcattaatatgaattttaaaaacacaTTAATAGATCtaaaaaaggataattatgtacagaattaaaaattactttaaaaattactatacgTGTGCACTTGCGTATGCGTGAATGTTTTGTTATTGAGCGATTGATTGgctatttttcagaatttcttATTTCGCTTGCATTTCTCTTCAAACTGTAAGCGCACCGTGAAtttgtattatgtataaaatttattgaacaaaaaaaaagtatgtgATTTCCTATTACTTTATCTAAAACGTTATTCACATAACTGTAATGTGAcagtcataaaaaaaaaaataaatcgtattatattaatttcattaatttgtaTTCCTATCTATGTtacaatttaagaaatatttcatatatttacttaccgaaaaaatttaaacaagttCTAAAGCATAAACATTATTATCCCTGCAtccaataattataacattattattaacaacagGTGATGAGAAAACTTCTGCAggaagtttttcaatttttatcactcTATTCTTTATAgagttgtaaatatttaaagtaccATCTTTacatgcaataaataaaaaattattttcacaccAAGGTGTGGCCAAAATtggcgaatgaaaatttaatacatatttcaatGTCGGTTTAGTTTTAAAGTTTGTATCTTTCGAttctaaacaatataaattcttattttgactagctaaaataatattttcatattttgtatcattttgtttcacaatatatgaaaatatattgccATTAATTTTGTATGTCCACAtctgcaaaattaaaaaatagagaataattatgtttacaaaaaataaatatatttttatatatttattaccttAACATTAACTTCAATATCAAAACAACATAATAATCCTGTTACAGAGCAAAATAAAACGAGtccattatttaatgatacagGAGCAACAAAAATTGGatctgataatttatatttccataCAAGTTTTCCTGATAATTGTTGAAGAGCTAAACAAAATCCATCTAAAGTTCCAAATAATACAGTATCTGATTGAAGGTGTAAACAACCAGAAGCGTTAATGCTTCCATTtccgaatttaaatttccaaatttcagACCCATCctacaatgaaaatattttatatttatatttatttttttatgctatgtaatgtaatttaattgtgGACATGTACTTTAACAGATAAGCAGTATATGTAACAATCATAAGAACcaacaaatattattcctttttctttacaaaatgTTACAGAATTTTTTACAACATTTCCTGTTttataattccaaataaattttcctgtttttaaatgaaaacaatatatattaccaTCATAACatcctgtaaaaaaaaaacaatataacaagaatgtgaacaatttttatatacagaacttttacatatatatatatatatatatatatatatatatagaaacttACCTACTATACCtctaaaattatccaaaatcAAAACTGAAGATTCAATTCTATCAGGtagctttattttaaatataggattATGGCActctttttctaattcaaacgtaaaaataaaaccaGAATGAGAACCAACTGTTGCATATGTTTTtccactatataaaatatttattaatatattaatatattaataaaattataaaattgaaaatcattaataaaaacatacttACTCTGAATAACGAAATATAGTTGGTGATGCATCTACACATTTTCTCATATCATatgttttttgtattttgacttttgaaattgtatcatattgtaatttaaattcttcatttatatctgatatataat encodes the following:
- the LOC108002798 gene encoding rab GDP dissociation inhibitor beta → MNEEYDAIVLGTGLKECILSGMLSVSGKKVLHVDRNKYYGGESASITPLEDLFAKFKAPSPDETYGRGRDWNVDLIPKFLMANGLLVKLLIHTGVTRYLEFKCVEGSYVYKSGKISKVPIDQQEALSSDLMGLFEKRRFRSFLIWVQNMQEDDPRTWDGFDPFNNSMSALYNKFNLDKNTQDFTGHALGLYRDDEYISQSAITTIRRIKLYSDSLARYGKSPYLYPMYGLGELPQGFARLSAIYGGTYMLDKPIDEIVMKDGKVVGVRSGDEVAQCKQVFCDPTYVPDRVKKVGQVIRCICLLDHPIPNTADALSTQIIIPQKQVNRNSDIYVSLVSHTHQVAAKGWFIAMVSTTVETKNPEAEIKPGLDLLGSIKQKFISVSDYLEPTDTGLESQIFISTSYDATTHFETTCLDVLDIFKRATGEEFDFNKVKQDLGDEDQ